The Salvelinus fontinalis isolate EN_2023a unplaced genomic scaffold, ASM2944872v1 scaffold_0567, whole genome shotgun sequence genomic interval acatcaaggcttttagagatacttttgtaaccctttccagctttatgcaagtcaacaattcttaatcttgggtcttctgagatctcttttgtttgaggcatggttcacatcagacaatgcttcttgtgaatagcaaactcaaattttgtgagtgtttttagggcaggcagctctaaccaacatctccaatctcgtctcaatgattgtactccaggttagctgactccaattagcttttggagaagtcattagccttggggttcacatacttttttcaacttacactgtgaatgtttaaatgatgtgttcagtatagacaagaaaaatacaatcatttgtgtgttattattttaagcagaatgtgttaatctgttgttgtgacttagatgaagattaaATCTAATTTTGTGACCAATTCACGCAGAAATTCAGATAATTCCAATAGGGTTCATATACTTTGTCTTGCCACTGTATTTGGATGATATGATGTAATATGCGTTTGCCACTTTGGTAAATGTAAAAAGTCTAGATGAGGAAGATGATTAAGTTGCAACAATGGAGACCACACATTTGATATAGAataattgcaacaacaaaaaatgaaaggTATACTTGTTATATTTACTTAAAAATATTTTGGATATGGATTAACATGTGTTTTGATTTCCAACATACTGTAAATCTGAATCAATTGTGTTGATGTACCTTTCTGTGTTCATATATACAGATTACTGTTAGGGACTTGCTGCTCATGATTGGACACATAACAAGCTCAGTATTGGAGGAGGTTAATAGCATTCTGATCCCTGCCTTGGTTGACCTTATAAGGCTGAGAGCTTCAGAAAGTGCTGCAGAGAGTATGCTCCCCATCAGCAAAGACACCAACCAAGATTCAAGCCAGGGCTCTGTCAGCTGTACCTCCTTACTCTCCAAAGTCAATGTGATCTGTCTCACTCAGAgtcctgacagtaggtcctccccAATCTCCATTGATGAACCAGTCACTGCTGTCCAGACTTGTTGTAGCAGCAGTTCTCTGTCCAGTGAGGAACGAGCACactcttcctccagtcagatcTCTACTAAGAACCTCCTGGCTACTAGGCCACGTTCTACCAGGCCCCAATCTGCCAAACcgccacctgctaaaccaccaactgctaaaccaccatctgataaaccaccatctgataaaccgtcacctgctaaaccacaATCTGTCAAACCGCCaactgctaaaccaccatctgataaaccaccatctgataaaccgtcacctgctaaaccaccatctgctaaaccaccatctgctaaaccaccatctgctaaaccaccatctgctaaactACCATCTGCTAAACCGCCACCTGCTAAACCACAATCTGTTAAACCGCCaactgctaaaccaccatctgctaaaccaccatctgctaaaccaccatctgctaaaccaccatctgctaaaccaccatctgctaaaccaccatctgctaaaccaccatctgctaaactACCATCTGCTAAACTACCATCTGCTAAACTACCATCTGCTAAACTACCATCTGCTAAACTACCATCTGCTAAACCACAATCTGCTAAAttacaatctgctaaaccaccacctgctaaactacAATCTGCAAAActacaatctgctaaaccaccacctgctaaaccaccatctgataaaccgtcacctgctaaaccaccatctgctaaactACGATCTGCTataccaccacctgctaaactacGATCTGCTAtaccaccacctgctaaattacaatctgctaaaccacctaCTGCCACTGACTACTCTGGAACCTTATCTGCTGTGGTAGGTCGTGGGCATGTCCTCCCTGTCAAACTGACCTTGGCCCCTTTCTCCTCCTTACTCTCCAGCGAAGAGACCAACACCAACCTCCCCTCCAGCAGCCGCCCCTCCTCGTGCTCTATCAAGATTTTAGACAGTAGGAGTGGCATTCCTTGCTCCCTGGCTGTGAGCTCTATTTCAACTGTTCCTGGACATGACTCTAGCAGCAGCCCTGTGCGGGAGAATCAATTTGCTACTGAGGTCTCGTCGATCTGCCTCAGCCAAGATAGAAATGGCCAAGGAGGGAGTGTGACACCTCCAGCCCCTTTGGATGTTTCCCTCCCCTCCATTATTGAGCAGGCTGGCGAGCTTGTATGTTCCGTCATCTCCAAGTCTTTAGCAATTGTGGAGGCGCGGTCAAGTGTGAATGGTGAGAAGGGCTCTCCGTCTCCCACCACAGTCTCCCATTCTCCTACAAGGGTGTTTGTCAGCCACTTAAGGAGTAGCCCACTAGGTGAGGACCTTGTAGATTCAACACTTGCGAATGTTATCTCTGTCCTGAAAATGGAGGGAATTCTTTCCTCCTCTCCGACTTTGGAGGAGGAGCTGCTTGATCTCTCCTCCAGTTGTTCTTCATCATCCAGCGAAACACTGCAATGTGTGTCTGTTGGCCCTCTTGGCGGTGGGTCGGAGACGTCCTTCAAACTTCTTGGGGGTCGTACTCTGAGTATCGCCACCCCAACGGCCCATGTTATCACAGAGGACTTAGAAGTCTACAGTGATGAGATCATTGACGAAATCCTTATTATAATGAGGACCAAAAAAGATGATGACAGTGGAAGTGACGTCTCTGGTGCATCAACACCATGCAGCACACCAGCACCACAGAGCCGGTCCTCTTCTGCACTGAGGGGAGTGCTTCCCCATGACAGGAGGATACTCAGCACAACACTGCTTGGAATCCAGAACACACTAGACAGTGAGAACCTCTCAGGAGAGTGCTCCATCTCACCACAGGACAATGCCAGAGTCCTGGAGATGATAAAGTTGCTGCAGAGGCGCCTTGATGGGACACCCTCAGAGTCCTCCATCCATATCACAGATGTGGCTTCACCCTTGGGCTttcctctccctgtatctctccatgCTGTTCAGTCGTGTGTATTTGCCACTGACAAAGACCTGAAGGCAGAAAGAGTGAAGGGAGTCTTTGAAAGCCTGAGATCCCAGTTTATGAGCTACTCCATCAAGCCTGTGAGTAACATCATTACCAGGGCAACAACAAAGATGGCTGCCTCCAATCAGGTTAGTTTAGAGACACTCCAGGCAGCATCAGCAAAATCATCTGCTGTGGCTCAGAACCTTATTAGTTCGGTTTTATTTCAAGTTGCCAAGGTGTCCTGCTCTGATGACTTAGAGGGTCTGGGTGATCATCTCAGATGCCCCTCAACTTTGACCAGAGTTCTGACACCTTTGACCTCAGAGAAAGCTACACTGACACCTGCTGTTCTGAAGATCAGAAGGGAGATGTGTAAGGAAGTGGCCACCGAACTCCAGAGTTTCTTGATCAAGGAATCCCTTACTGGTACCCAGACACCATCCAATGGACATGTTTGCACTTCTGGTTCTGCCCCAAGGGAAGCTGTGCGGGACATCCTGAGGAAAACCAAAGAGGAGGCTTCCAACAAAAGCCTGAATAATATTTTCTCTGTTAATTTGGATGAGCGGCTCACAGACTCCATTGCAGATGCCTTATATCCAAAGCTGCATGACACATTGGAGTCCAAGAGAGAGCTGCAGGCTTCTTATTACAGCTCCCAGATCAGCTGCAGCCTCAGCCCCTTCGAAGTTGAGAGCAGCCTAGAGCTCCAGGAGTTCACTGACCCACTATCTGAGTCAGTATTGTGTCTCCTGGATAGGACATTTGGAGATAAAGCTCAGAACTTAAAGACAGGCGGGGGTGTTTTACAATATGTCACAGACCCAACCTATAAGAAGCTTTTGATTGGACCCCACACCAACGACGTCAATGTGGTTGTGCACACGATTGCAGTAGAGGAGTTGCCTGTTGAGGGTTGTATTGCGCAAAGTGAGGCCATTCATGGCCTTCACAAGAAGCAAGAGTTACCTTCCAGTGGCAGAGGGAATGAGACTCAGAGCCCTACTAATTGCCTGCTGGAGGGTGTAGTGGGCAAACTGGTACGGAAGATGCTATTTCAGGGCCTTGACATCCCTGAGGTACCCATGAACGACAGCCGCTCTGAGAGCTTTAAGCTACAGTATGAACTGGTTGCGAAGCTTTGTCCTCTGATGGTAAGGACAATCATGGCTACAACCATAGCCAATCAACCACCTACTATTCAAGAAGCAGTGATGTCATCCGAGAACATCCATGTGAAAGAGCTGTGTGAGGCAGGTATCAAACCTCTCAAAGAGAACCATGTACCCAATGACTCTGAGACAAACATCATGGTCAGAAGGGCTTTGAGTGAAATTGAATCCTGTATGATTGAGAACTCCGACAAGGACTCTCCCAGTCTACATTCCACACCAGAGGTGGTTGTAGACC includes:
- the LOC129846482 gene encoding mucin-17-like isoform X2 gives rise to the protein MRVIDVSYNCLHDKHLKCFFRHPERKKRLVKQGLITSNEKVLCTCKEYNRYSGYIKSVQLLWEKQCCAQQKNLLKQFLVLQQQGEVPSHISLTDIREWLIAKGRNYFKNTFQSEMEEGKNLHLAELAWEVKRRLRLEELEREVCRELRLERRTGQPGSQMGDWRPLGMETHTPLVMDSPFRHSTSSMDTLSSQISTENLEVARLHTARPRSARPPTERPSSDSDHSGTVSTVMTCSPHSASPSAITVRDLLLMIGHITSSVLEEVNSILIPALVDLIRLRASESAAESMLPISKDTNQDSSQGSVSCTSLLSKVNVICLTQSPDSRSSPISIDEPVTAVQTCCSSSSLSSEERAHSSSSQISTKNLLATRPRSTRPQSAKPPPAKPPTAKPPSDKPPSDKPSPAKPQSVKPPTAKPPSDKPPSDKPSPAKPPSAKPPSAKPPSAKPPSAKLPSAKPPPAKPQSVKPPTAKPPSAKPPSAKPPSAKPPSAKPPSAKPPSAKPPSAKLPSAKLPSAKLPSAKLPSAKLPSAKPQSAKLQSAKPPPAKLQSAKLQSAKPPPAKPPSDKPSPAKPPSAKLRSAIPPPAKLRSAIPPPAKLQSAKPPTATDYSGTLSAVVGRGHVLPVKLTLAPFSSLLSSEETNTNLPSSSRPSSCSIKILDSRSGIPCSLAVSSISTVPGHDSSSSPVRENQFATEVSSICLSQDRNGQGGSVTPPAPLDVSLPSIIEQAGELVCSVISKSLAIVEARSSVNGEKGSPSPTTVSHSPTRVFVSHLRSSPLGEDLVDSTLANVISVLKMEGILSSSPTLEEELLDLSSSCSSSSSETLQCVSVGPLGGGSETSFKLLGGRTLSIATPTAHVITEDLEVYSDEIIDEILIIMRTKKDDDSGSDVSGASTPCSTPAPQSRSSSALRGVLPHDRRILSTTLLGIQNTLDSENLSGECSISPQDNARVLEMIKLLQRRLDGTPSESSIHITDVASPLGFPLPVSLHAVQSCVFATDKDLKAERVKGVFESLRSQFMSYSIKPVSNIITRATTKMAASNQVSLETLQAASAKSSAVAQNLISSVLFQVAKVSCSDDLEGLGDHLRCPSTLTRVLTPLTSEKATLTPAVLKIRREMCKEVATELQSFLIKESLTGTQTPSNGHVCTSGSAPREAVRDILRKTKEEASNKSLNNIFSVNLDERLTDSIADALYPKLHDTLESKRELQASYYSSQISCSLSPFEVESSLELQEFTDPLSESVLCLLDRTFGDKAQNLKTGGGVLQYVTDPTYKKLLIGPHTNDVNVVVHTIAVEELPVEGCIAQSEAIHGLHKKQELPSSGRGNETQSPTNCLLEGVVGKLVRKMLFQGLDIPEVPMNDSRSESFKLQYELVAKLCPLMVRTIMATTIANQPPTIQEAVMSSENIHVKELCEAGIKPLKENHVPNDSETNIMVRRALSEIESCMIENSDKDSPSLHSTPEVVVDLITKLLHGYELDSEDFASPVSSPTTTLSDVAMDMVVSVLRDMSDSPDVPSALEMTKDLKTPYSRPSSARIVSALCRELEEHMGSPDALRRALSRGSGEMTTAIASAVTREVNRLGSIVPKVSVRPLSSDICLRTDQDKVMVKSRCGSAEVKASQPVYIIVHVEAVMDIIVRLRSLIVPRTQNKLASWTLVEDVTNKLSSALWVRVTNRWREANVCLKATDIFQLVLSVHRKLMQRYGTEEALQKILCHKAPKLHKDIVCLVTNAIMDAPSKLQGTKNLESTLNLKELTALFNEMTTRQSLNEKAEQSSIKTEIEQPEWSTVEQVTSGSSSFIRELILEEVLMKLVKKICRMPKRTNKHQRIQISDLVTELIRLFDDEVAKYLIEEMGSQQKSFNSKMTSKLADAIYTDLGKVKRLKRSLKIDDLFEDQEMLSIVSVIVSHKLLAILKPSVPSETSDLEDSCSDDVEDVESEGVHYATGRKSKMSIVLKVTTDQPEKYIAVDSPPMIKLSKMRKGIRGFFWRVQKAWKRLVTCKSPGSSDG
- the LOC129846482 gene encoding mucin-17-like isoform X1, producing the protein MDGDEARKGLQEAPERTFPVFFRGKLGAKLHQETPGFDLLDPNMRVIDVSYNCLHDKHLKCFFRHPERKKRLVKQGLITSNEKVLCTCKEYNRYSGYIKSVQLLWEKQCCAQQKNLLKQFLVLQQQGEVPSHISLTDIREWLIAKGRNYFKNTFQSEMEEGKNLHLAELAWEVKRRLRLEELEREVCRELRLERRTGQPGSQMGDWRPLGMETHTPLVMDSPFRHSTSSMDTLSSQISTENLEVARLHTARPRSARPPTERPSSDSDHSGTVSTVMTCSPHSASPSAITVRDLLLMIGHITSSVLEEVNSILIPALVDLIRLRASESAAESMLPISKDTNQDSSQGSVSCTSLLSKVNVICLTQSPDSRSSPISIDEPVTAVQTCCSSSSLSSEERAHSSSSQISTKNLLATRPRSTRPQSAKPPPAKPPTAKPPSDKPPSDKPSPAKPQSVKPPTAKPPSDKPPSDKPSPAKPPSAKPPSAKPPSAKPPSAKLPSAKPPPAKPQSVKPPTAKPPSAKPPSAKPPSAKPPSAKPPSAKPPSAKPPSAKLPSAKLPSAKLPSAKLPSAKLPSAKPQSAKLQSAKPPPAKLQSAKLQSAKPPPAKPPSDKPSPAKPPSAKLRSAIPPPAKLRSAIPPPAKLQSAKPPTATDYSGTLSAVVGRGHVLPVKLTLAPFSSLLSSEETNTNLPSSSRPSSCSIKILDSRSGIPCSLAVSSISTVPGHDSSSSPVRENQFATEVSSICLSQDRNGQGGSVTPPAPLDVSLPSIIEQAGELVCSVISKSLAIVEARSSVNGEKGSPSPTTVSHSPTRVFVSHLRSSPLGEDLVDSTLANVISVLKMEGILSSSPTLEEELLDLSSSCSSSSSETLQCVSVGPLGGGSETSFKLLGGRTLSIATPTAHVITEDLEVYSDEIIDEILIIMRTKKDDDSGSDVSGASTPCSTPAPQSRSSSALRGVLPHDRRILSTTLLGIQNTLDSENLSGECSISPQDNARVLEMIKLLQRRLDGTPSESSIHITDVASPLGFPLPVSLHAVQSCVFATDKDLKAERVKGVFESLRSQFMSYSIKPVSNIITRATTKMAASNQVSLETLQAASAKSSAVAQNLISSVLFQVAKVSCSDDLEGLGDHLRCPSTLTRVLTPLTSEKATLTPAVLKIRREMCKEVATELQSFLIKESLTGTQTPSNGHVCTSGSAPREAVRDILRKTKEEASNKSLNNIFSVNLDERLTDSIADALYPKLHDTLESKRELQASYYSSQISCSLSPFEVESSLELQEFTDPLSESVLCLLDRTFGDKAQNLKTGGGVLQYVTDPTYKKLLIGPHTNDVNVVVHTIAVEELPVEGCIAQSEAIHGLHKKQELPSSGRGNETQSPTNCLLEGVVGKLVRKMLFQGLDIPEVPMNDSRSESFKLQYELVAKLCPLMVRTIMATTIANQPPTIQEAVMSSENIHVKELCEAGIKPLKENHVPNDSETNIMVRRALSEIESCMIENSDKDSPSLHSTPEVVVDLITKLLHGYELDSEDFASPVSSPTTTLSDVAMDMVVSVLRDMSDSPDVPSALEMTKDLKTPYSRPSSARIVSALCRELEEHMGSPDALRRALSRGSGEMTTAIASAVTREVNRLGSIVPKVSVRPLSSDICLRTDQDKVMVKSRCGSAEVKASQPVYIIVHVEAVMDIIVRLRSLIVPRTQNKLASWTLVEDVTNKLSSALWVRVTNRWREANVCLKATDIFQLVLSVHRKLMQRYGTEEALQKILCHKAPKLHKDIVCLVTNAIMDAPSKLQGTKNLESTLNLKELTALFNEMTTRQSLNEKAEQSSIKTEIEQPEWSTVEQVTSGSSSFIRELILEEVLMKLVKKICRMPKRTNKHQRIQISDLVTELIRLFDDEVAKYLIEEMGSQQKSFNSKMTSKLADAIYTDLGKVKRLKRSLKIDDLFEDQEMLSIVSVIVSHKLLAILKPSVPSETSDLEDSCSDDVEDVESEGVHYATGRKSKMSIVLKVTTDQPEKYIAVDSPPMIKLSKMRKGIRGFFWRVQKAWKRLVTCKSPGSSDG